TTCCCTGCATAGCCATACACAATCTCTCAAAGCCCATTCCTGTATCTACATGCTGATGAGGAAGTGCTTCTAATGAACTATCTGCTTTGCGGTTAAATTGCATAAAAACAAGATTCCAAATCTCAATTACCTGTGGGTGATCCATGTTAATTAGATCTTTACCTGCGGTAATTTTTCTTTCTTCATCGCTTCTTAGGTCGATATGGATTTCAGAACATGGTCCACAGGGACCAGTTTCACCCATTTCCCAAAAATTATCTTTTTTATTTCCATTGATAATGTGATCTTCGGGAAGATATTTTAACCAGTAGCCGGCAGCTTCATTATCACGTTCTAAATTGTCATCTTTACAGCCTTCAAAAACAGAGGCATACAGTCTGTCGGTAGGAAGTTTATATACTTCGGTTAAAAGCTCCCAGGCCCAGTCGATGGCATCTTTTTTAAAGTAGTCACCAAAAGACCAGTTGCCTAACATTTCGAACATGGTATGGTGATAGGTATCATGACCTACCTCTTCTAAATCGTTATGTTTACCCGAAACTCGCAGGCATTTCTGAGAGTTGGTAATTCGACTATATTTAATTGGTGAGTTTCCAAGAAATATGTCTTTGAACTGATTCATCCCTGCATTGGTAAACATTAATGTAGGATCATCTTTTATAACCATCGGTGCCGATGATACAATTTTATGTTGCTTTGAATTAAAAAAATCCAGAAATGCTTGTCTGATTTCGCTAGAATTCATGAGTCTATTATGTTTTAAATAGATGAGATTTCGATACTTAGCTTGCAAAGTTAGATTAATTCCTTAATTTTGTTGACTTAATTGAGCAAAAATTTAGGCTTTTTCTATAAAATTAACCTAAAAACATTACATGGCAAAGACGAAGTATCAGTTTAACCCTGAGTCTATTAGCTACGAGAAGGTCGAAGTTAATATAAAGACTCGTTTTATTAAGGCCCTTAAACACATGGCTTCCAGTTCAGTACTGGCGATTGCTATGGTTGTAGTTTTATTCTATTTTTTTGGTTCTCCAAAAGAAAGATCTTTGCAGCGCGAGAATCAAAAACTTATTACCCAATATCAGCGATTAAATGCCGAATTGGAACAAATTCATACGGTACTTACAGATTTAGAACAAAGAGATGATAATTTGTATCGTGTAATATTCGAAGCAGAACCTATTCATTCAAATATTCGAAAAGCAGGTGTTGGTGGTGTAAATCGTTACAAGGAGCTCGAGAATATGGAAAATTCGGAGCTTGTTATTTCTACAGCAAAAAAACTCGATCAGGTAGCAAAATCATTATATGTTCAAACCAAATCCTACGACGATGTAGAAATAATGGTTAAGAATAAGTTTAAAATGTTATCGGCTATTCCTGCAATAATGCCTTTGGCAAT
This genomic interval from uncultured Marinifilum sp. contains the following:
- a CDS encoding M23 family metallopeptidase, whose translation is MAKTKYQFNPESISYEKVEVNIKTRFIKALKHMASSSVLAIAMVVVLFYFFGSPKERSLQRENQKLITQYQRLNAELEQIHTVLTDLEQRDDNLYRVIFEAEPIHSNIRKAGVGGVNRYKELENMENSELVISTAKKLDQVAKSLYVQTKSYDDVEIMVKNKFKMLSAIPAIMPLAIKDFGRISAGYGWRIHPIYKTKKFHDGMDFTGKVGTPIYATGDGVVKQARKERGYGKKIVIDHGYGYTTLYAHLSNYRVKKGQKVKRGEIIGELGNTGISTGPHLHYEVRKNRKTLNPINYYFNDITSDEYDSMVAYAENTGQTMD